From the genome of Desulfovibrio sp. JY:
TGCGCCACGCTTTGAGCCTATTTTCCCGGAGAATGAGCAGACCCCGCGATGAACATCACCAGCTTTGAATTCGCCTTGTTTTTCGCGGCGATACTGCCGCTCAACTGGATCCTGCGCCGGTGGGCCGCCCCCTACAGGGTGTTTTTGCTCCTGACGTCCTATGTCTTTTACGCCTCGTTTAACGCCAAGTTTCTGCTGATCCTTCTGGTCTTCAGCTTCCTGACCTGGTTTTTCGCCGTCGTTTTCGCCGAGACCTCCGACCTTCGGTTCCGGCGATTCTGCATGATCCTCTACGTGGCCTTTTCCCTGGGCATGCTCGTTTTCTTCAAATATTACGAGATGCTCTACATTTCATCCGACTGGCTGTTCCGCAGCATCTCGGTTGCCAACCCCGTGCCGCTGCTCGACGTCATCATGCCCATCGGCATCTCCTTTTTCACCTTCCAGGGCATGTCCTACGCCATCGACGTCTACAGGGACCCGGCCAAGGTGGAGCGCAGCCTGATCGAGGTGTTCTGCTACATCGCCTTTTTCCCGACCATCCTGTCCGGGCCCATCCTGCGGGCCGGCAATTTTCTGCCCCAGCTGAAAAACAGCAAAGTGGAGCCGGCGGATTTCACCCGGGCCTTTTACCTGCTCACCCGGGGGCTCATCAAAAAGATCATCATTTCGAGCTACCTGTCCGAGCACATCGTGCGCGCGACCTTCGGTGCGCCCGAGGGGTTTTCCTCGGCCGCCGTGCTGGTCGGGGTGCTGTCCTATTCCGCCCAGATATACTGCGACTTTTCGGGCTATTCCGATCTGGCCCAGGGCATCGCCCTGCTCATGGGCTTTGACGTGCCGGACAACTTCAACGCGCCCTACATCTCCCAGTCCCTGCGCGATTTCTGGCGGCGCTGGCACATCACCTTCTCCCTTTGGTTGCGCGATTACCTCTACATCTCCCTCGGCGGCAACCGGAAGGGACGCACGCGCAAGTTCGTCAACCTGATCGCCACCATGGGCCTTGGCGGCCTGTGGCACGGCGCGGCCTACAATTTCCTGGTATGGGGGTTCATCCACGGCTTCGGGCTGGTGGGCAACCACCTGATCATGGAGTACCGCAAGACCCGGGCCGCGGCCCGGGTGGCGGCGGGCGTCGCGCTGCCGGAGGGGCTGACTTTTTCGGGGGCGGCCTGGGCGACGCTTTGCTGGCTGACGACGTTTACCTACGTCACGGTGGCCTGGGTCTTTTTCGGGGCCGAGGATGCGGGCAAGGCCATGGACATCCTGAGCCGCATCGCGGC
Proteins encoded in this window:
- a CDS encoding MBOAT family protein encodes the protein MNITSFEFALFFAAILPLNWILRRWAAPYRVFLLLTSYVFYASFNAKFLLILLVFSFLTWFFAVVFAETSDLRFRRFCMILYVAFSLGMLVFFKYYEMLYISSDWLFRSISVANPVPLLDVIMPIGISFFTFQGMSYAIDVYRDPAKVERSLIEVFCYIAFFPTILSGPILRAGNFLPQLKNSKVEPADFTRAFYLLTRGLIKKIIISSYLSEHIVRATFGAPEGFSSAAVLVGVLSYSAQIYCDFSGYSDLAQGIALLMGFDVPDNFNAPYISQSLRDFWRRWHITFSLWLRDYLYISLGGNRKGRTRKFVNLIATMGLGGLWHGAAYNFLVWGFIHGFGLVGNHLIMEYRKTRAAARVAAGVALPEGLTFSGAAWATLCWLTTFTYVTVAWVFFGAEDAGKAMDILSRIAAWDPSGAGFRPTCLVLVGLVLAVQLLNWSGRDVFRRGFEWLPMPVQGLALGLAATLILKLGPDGVLPFIYFQF